From Deltaproteobacteria bacterium, one genomic window encodes:
- a CDS encoding RNA-binding protein, with product MSKNIYVGNLPWSATEQDVENLFATYGQVANVKLISDRETGRARGFGFVEMESGADEAIAALDGADYGGRSLKVNEARPRPERERRPRW from the coding sequence ATGTCGAAGAACATTTATGTCGGAAATCTGCCCTGGAGTGCCACCGAGCAGGATGTGGAAAATCTGTTTGCCACGTACGGCCAGGTCGCGAATGTTAAACTGATTTCCGACCGCGAAACAGGCAGAGCCCGCGGCTTTGGGTTCGTTGAAATGGAAAGTGGCGCCGACGAGGCCATTGCCGCTTTGGACGGCGCTGATTACGGCGGACGTTCCCTGAAGGTCAACGAAGCCCGTCCCCGCCCCGAGCGTGAACGTCGGCCCAGATGGTAG
- a CDS encoding glycyl-radical enzyme activating protein, with product MSRTSPTGIIFAIKRYALHDGPDLRTTVFLKGCPLSCRWCHNPEGMRFGTEIHTVPGKCVGCGDCVPACPQNALRVDGVGIVRDHSECMICGTCAEICPSLAHECIGQRRTVNSVIAEIAKDAPFFEGTNGGVTFSGGEPLAQPEFLEALLRACGARGWHRAVDTSGLAAWDVLTRIAPHTDLFLFDLKHMDTAKHRTATGVDNALILDNARRLAHAGVVIRFRLPLIPGINDDDDNIEATGRFATSLPGVANIDVLPYHATARGKYQKLGLPYPGDAIPPSDPALVNRAVQRLQARGLSVRVGG from the coding sequence ATGTCGCGGACCTCGCCCACGGGCATCATCTTCGCCATCAAGCGCTATGCCCTGCACGATGGGCCAGATCTGAGAACAACGGTGTTTCTGAAGGGCTGCCCCCTGTCCTGCCGGTGGTGCCACAATCCCGAAGGCATGCGCTTCGGGACGGAAATCCACACCGTGCCGGGCAAATGCGTGGGCTGCGGCGACTGCGTCCCGGCCTGCCCGCAGAACGCGCTTCGGGTAGATGGAGTGGGCATTGTCCGCGACCACTCGGAGTGCATGATCTGCGGAACCTGCGCCGAAATCTGCCCGTCCCTGGCCCATGAATGCATCGGACAGCGTCGGACCGTGAACAGCGTGATCGCCGAAATCGCCAAAGATGCCCCGTTCTTTGAAGGCACCAACGGCGGCGTGACCTTTTCCGGGGGCGAGCCCCTGGCCCAGCCGGAATTCCTGGAAGCCCTGCTGCGGGCATGCGGCGCCCGGGGCTGGCACCGGGCCGTGGACACCAGCGGTTTGGCGGCTTGGGACGTGCTGACGCGAATCGCGCCGCACACGGACCTGTTCCTGTTCGACCTCAAACACATGGACACCGCCAAACACCGCACAGCCACGGGCGTGGACAACGCCCTCATCCTCGACAATGCCCGGCGCCTCGCCCATGCGGGCGTAGTCATCCGCTTCCGTCTGCCCCTGATTCCGGGCATCAATGATGACGACGATAATATCGAGGCCACGGGCCGCTTCGCCACGTCCCTGCCGGGGGTCGCCAACATTGACGTTCTGCCCTACCACGCCACGGCCAGAGGCAAATACCAAAAGCTCGGGCTCCCCTACCCCGGAGACGCCATCCCCCCATCAGACCCGGCCCTCGTGAACAGGGCCGTCCAACGCCTGCAAGCCCGCGGCCTTTCGGTCCGCGTCGGAGGATAG